In Corynebacterium afermentans subsp. afermentans, a genomic segment contains:
- a CDS encoding IS1249 family transposase, translating into MSKNQPRCHCGGEMKRNGTTSKGTTRWRCKRCGASSVKRRSDITNAAAFTVFIDHLTTGASLDTVARRVGCSPRTMQRRFEPFWFVDVPDPTAGHDKRVYDQIFLDGTYTAGGCLIVAATIDHVIAWHWCKHETTRDYQLLLERIEAPLIAVIDGGQGAYSAIKKCWPTTKIQRCLVHAQRVVRRYTTSNPRTDAGRTIYRLALKLTRITTLDEAAAWGAQLHEFSTLYRSWMDEKTLVKDPKTGAWTRVWTHHNVRKAYNSLNHLWRSEMLFVYLNPPKAVLQPEWIKSTTNSLEGGINAQLKLLARTHRGRSGERQRRMLDWWLYLKTELPDDPVRIASQSDWGQGQLAKVSTLTRNENEADHETGRPALYDNAIDTNYTHSIGIQKGQI; encoded by the coding sequence ATGTCAAAGAACCAACCACGCTGCCACTGCGGCGGAGAAATGAAACGAAACGGCACCACTAGCAAAGGCACCACCAGGTGGCGCTGCAAACGATGCGGCGCCTCCAGCGTGAAACGCAGAAGCGACATCACCAACGCGGCGGCGTTCACCGTCTTCATCGACCACCTCACCACCGGCGCCAGCCTCGATACCGTTGCCCGCCGTGTGGGGTGCTCACCGCGCACGATGCAACGTCGATTCGAACCGTTCTGGTTCGTTGATGTGCCTGACCCCACCGCCGGCCACGACAAGCGGGTCTACGACCAGATCTTCCTTGACGGCACCTACACCGCTGGCGGCTGCTTGATCGTCGCGGCGACGATCGACCACGTGATTGCCTGGCACTGGTGCAAACACGAAACCACCCGCGACTACCAACTGCTGCTTGAGCGCATCGAAGCCCCACTCATCGCCGTCATCGACGGCGGCCAAGGCGCATACAGCGCGATCAAAAAGTGCTGGCCGACTACGAAAATTCAACGCTGCCTCGTCCACGCCCAACGCGTGGTACGCCGCTACACCACCAGTAACCCACGCACCGATGCCGGGCGCACCATCTACCGACTTGCGCTGAAGCTGACCCGGATCACCACGCTGGATGAAGCCGCTGCATGGGGTGCGCAGCTGCACGAGTTCTCCACGCTCTACCGGTCATGGATGGACGAGAAAACCCTGGTCAAAGATCCCAAAACCGGTGCATGGACCCGCGTGTGGACGCATCACAACGTGCGCAAGGCATACAACAGCCTCAACCATCTTTGGCGGTCCGAGATGCTGTTTGTCTACCTCAACCCGCCAAAAGCAGTACTTCAACCAGAGTGGATCAAATCCACCACCAACAGCCTGGAAGGCGGCATCAACGCCCAGCTCAAACTGCTCGCCAGAACACACCGCGGCAGATCAGGTGAACGACAACGCCGCATGCTGGATTGGTGGCTCTATTTGAAAACGGAACTGCCTGACGATCCAGTACGAATCGCCAGTCAGTCCGACTGGGGCCAGGGCCAACTCGCCAAAGTATCCACCCTGACCCGAAACGAGAACGAAGCCGACCACGAAACCGGACGACCAGCCCTCTACGACAACGCTATCGACACCAACTACACACACTCAATCGGCATCCAAAAAGGCCAAATCTAA